A single genomic interval of Mustelus asterias chromosome 13, sMusAst1.hap1.1, whole genome shotgun sequence harbors:
- the cldn5a gene encoding claudin 5a, with product MPSAGLEIVGLGLCVLGWLGVMLACGLPMWKVTAFIESNIVVAQTVWEGLWMNCVVQSTGQMQCKVYNSLLALGQDQQAARALTVIASILGLIGLLITILGAQCTNCTEGVTTKVRIVISGGAIFIIAGMMSLIPVCWMANTIVRDFYDPIVPVSKKREMGAALYVGWTASALLFIGGSLLCCSCPPKQDQSSFAVKYTAPRRASANGDYDKRNYV from the coding sequence ATGCCATCGGCAGGTTTGGAGATTGTGGGCCTGGGACTTTGTGTCCTGGGCTGGCTGGGGGTCATGCTGGCCTGCGGGCTGCCCATGTGGAAAGTGACCGCTTTCATCGAGAGCAACATCGTGGTGGCGCAGACGGtgtgggaagggctgtggatgaacTGCGTGGTGCAGAGCACCGGGCAGATGCAATGCAAAGTCTACAACTCGCTGTTGGCCCTTGGGCAGGACCAGCAAGCCGCTCGGGCGCTGACTGTCATCGCCTCCATCCTGGGACTCATTGGGTTGCTGATCACCATCCTGGGAGCTCAGTGCACCAACTGCACCGAGGGGGTGACCACCAAAGTCCGCATCGTCATCAGCGGAGGGGCCATCTTCATCATCGCCGGCATGATGTCCCTCATCCCGGTGTGCTGGATGGCCAACACCATCGTGCGCGACTTCTACGACCCGATAGTGCCCGTCTCCAAAAAGAGGGAGATGGGGGCGGCTCTCTATGTTGGCTGGACGGCCAGTGCGCTCCTCTTCATCGGGGGCTCGCTGCTCTGCTGCTCCTGCCCCCCGAAGCAAGACCAGTCATCCTTCGCCGTCAAGTACACGGCCCCAAGGAGAGCATCGGCCAACGGGGATTACGACAAGAGGAATTACGTGTGA